The Montipora capricornis isolate CH-2021 chromosome 3, ASM3666992v2, whole genome shotgun sequence genome includes the window TTTTCCTACAATACAATTAATAACActgcaaaagatttgaatttAACTGTTTGTCATGTGACACAAAGACTAATACAATTTCTCAAAAATAGCATACCTTTGGTCACGAAAACAATGTTGCAAACTTAGTTGTAAATCTTTGTGAAGATCTTGATCATTTTTCCAAGCTCCACTGATCCTAATTTATAAATTTGAAAgcttttttcaatcaaatgtCTCCTTTTTGTTGGCTTACAGTAATTACAGATATGTCAGTATTGTTGTCACCAGCAATGAAATGTGAAAGCTATGAAGAGTAATATTTGTACCTTTCTTCGGATTCTTGACATGTACTTTTCTGCTCACTTTCCAGGCCGAAATCATGATCACGAGACGTATCTGCACATTCAGATTCTAGGaacgaaaatggaagaaataaacatttttggACAATGCCTTTCCTGAAGTAAACATAACCATCTAAATTAGCGAGGATACGGCACGGATGTTCAAGGATTGACAAGAAAACTCAGTTACTTACCAGCAAAGTCCTCCATGGCTGCCCACGACGTTTAAGACCCCCTGCGTTGGAACTATTCTGTACCCAGAGCTCTCTCGGTAAAATAGGCAAGGAGGAACCATGGACGCTGGAAATCATCAGCTACTGGTCTGACAAACTCTCCAGCATATTAGATTATTTTCCATTTGACCCTcaaaaaaagtattttaccaattcagcgcaaaagtcaggtgttatttgtttatcacgTCCTCGAATCCTCGCGCGTCTCCGAGTTCTGAAGTCTTCGCGTACCATGTCCCCGAGTCCCCAGGTCCccgcgtccccgcgtccccgagtccccgcgtccccgtGTCCCCACGTCCcagcgtccccacgtccccgtcccacttttagtaaCAGCCAACGATTATCAGTATTCAGGCTTTGGTTAGCTTACGCCATCATTCCACACGTCAATCATTTGAAGGcacgttttttcttcttttgggACTGCAATGTTAATCTTGACTAAAAACCGACAAAAcgtatttttaatcaatttttcacacatttttcGACGGTGTTTATGTCATTATCAGTAAACAATTGTAATGACAAGTGTTTGTAATATAATTGTTCCACTGTACGATGAAAAGTAAGTGCCCCCTGAAGGGCAGTTAGTGGTCAAGATGAACTAAGGAGACCCGGAGTGTTTATCATTTGTCAACGAAAATTCCGGCTGGAAATTCAACtggtacagctcattccacCGGAAAGTTTCCGAAGAAGATGGAAATCTTCAGACGTTCCTCTTTTCCCGTTCCAACCGTCTGACGCAGAGGTGAGCATTGCTGGAGACTACCATGTTGTGTTACAAACAGAGCTTGGTGTCAAGGCTTCGGCTCTTAAGCATATTTGTTATACCCAATAGGTCGGCCAGCACTACGCTTTAAGGATGTCTGCAAGCGTGACCTGAAACTCACAGGCATTGACACAGAGAGCTGGGAGACGCTTGCACTTGATCGCGATGGCTGGCGCCACGCTGTCAGAAGTGGGGTCAAGAGGGGCGAAGAGAAAAGGATCTTACAGCTGAAGGAAAGGAGAGAAAGGAGGAAAGCGAGGCAGGAGAACGAAGCGGACACCCTGCACTCTGAATTTATGTGTGTCCGCTGCGGCAGAGACTGTCATGCAAGGATCGGGCTGCTGAGCCATTCGAGACGCTGCTCTCAGCAGTctcaatagggacctttagattctacggcgaggacgagaacgagtacgagttttgactgcccgtttttagcgaaaatactatgGAAATGtataacccgtacgcttaatctttgtttgcagtataggttgctcagttattcttattgctggtaactgagcctctttgctcatcaaaaaaaggcaaaactgctactgtgttgttgacttgttttgattcgacgacatttttgcaaaacctcgtactagaATAACggcggcatcacgtttttcccgccaaaatgacgctggtttgcgcgcgctcactgttgccttatgagaaaatctcgtactcgtaggcgttctcgtactagaatctaaagctctctattgactACGTGGCGGATACCATTGTCTCGCGAGAAGGATGCTACcagctactactactaccacctaCTACTACCTACCACTCAGTGCGTATCGGAAGAAAATTTGTTGTCAAGTTGAATGATTTTACGGGTGCTACATCATGATTGAAATGCAGGGGAACTAATGTGAGCTGCGTCGAGTGCTTGAGCGAACGGTGGCGATGCGTAATACCGGATGTTTTTGAGAGTCGATCTGTGGATGTGTACGTCTCCCTTGCTGATTCCTTCGTTCAACAAAGGTactcaaagaaaaaaagtgagTTACGTTTGAAATCCGCGTTTGTGCGATCGCTTTCAAATGCAATGATCAAATCACAAGTGCCACTTGCGGGCTCATTAAACTGGGCTATATAGAAAAAATCTTGGACTTCGAAAGTATGAGAAAATGTGGGTACTTCTCCGCAAAAAATATCGCTTCAACATCGATCTGCATGAGTGAagtccatatttggaaaaaaacgcCAATCCCAGAACTGTATATATAACTTTATTCATGACCTCTATTCGGGTCAGTGATCACATTGTGAAACAACcacattttgaattttcaaaataTGAGTATTCTTCCGCGAGTCTTGATGAATAATTATTAGAAAGTAAATACTAAGTGATGAAGTATTGACAGGCACAAATCAACCATTATAATCGACCTACGAAATAATCACGAAGAAGATCGTGTATTTCAAAAttctgcaaaattctcgcgcgctcattggctattttttattgtcaataagcggacagacacataaatttctAACGTTTCGAAGAGTTTATactgcaacgcgccttaccgtggccacccaacaaaggTCAACAAACTTTCACTTTAACAACTAGGTGTAAATGCGTGTAATAGTGTAATTCTTTGATGCATTTGGCGGTAACCTAACGAGCTTCCACTGTGCATTAATTCCTTCTCCACAGCTGAAATAACCTCAACTGGATCACACAGCAAACGTCCTTTGTGACCTGCAGGTCTTCATTAGCAGTATTATGAAGGTACGACATTGTGTTTGTCACCTCTGGCAAGAAGTAAATAGTATCTGGGCGTCCGTGGGGAGACAATTCATTGCACGAGGGCCGAATCTTATGAAGGTTCCAATGTTTTGCAACACGTTCTAGCTCATGTTGTAATActggaagaaaacaaaaccttaAACATTCTACTTGCACAGGATCGTCGTCATTGTACAAACCTTGATCTCTTAGGTCCTTGAAGTaattaatccaccaatcagttTCGCTTCTTCGGAGAAATGCCCACCAGCCTTCTATTCGTTGATTCGCAACTGAACGGCCATATAGGAAGCTTTTTCTCCCTGCAAATTCGTCGCGGTCATTTCGTCTTAAGAATCTTTGCATGGCAGCAACATGCCCATTCTCAGTACCTGCATCACCACGTAAGATGTGAGGTACTCCTCCCACTTGCTTGACACAATCATGATAGTAGTTAGCGATTACACGAGGATTATTTTTTGATGGACCAACCTCGAGCCACATGATACGACGGCTGTATCCATCTATCGCTCCATGTATGCAAAACCCAAATGGTTTTAGTTTATCATAGCCGACAATGTGCCATATGTAATTTGGGCCTTTGGATATATATTTTCGTCTCCGTAACTTATGGCGCGCGCGTTGACTAACTCCTTCTGGATAAAGGACTTGCAGGATTCGACGAATTGTTTCTCTATCCACTACTTTACCATGATCTAGTGTAATTCTTTGATGCATTTGGCGGTAACCTAACGAGTTTCCTCTGTGCATTAATTCCTTCTCCACAGCTGAAATAACTTCAACTGGATCACTTTGATCTCCTCTTCTCCTCAATCCTTTCCTTGCTAGAATTCGTTTAAGATGTCGTAGGCTGAGCTGAATGCCATGTACAATACAAAGAAACGCTAGAATTTCCGTGTAGCCAAATCCAAGATTGAAATACTGCTCAACGAGCGAATCTCTGCTACGTTGTCCACAGtgcacaggggcacccaacgaatctgttcctcgcattatctgttccccagaggaaccttgctggctggcaaaaatacaggtgtttcgatgagctggctgggaaattttgttattgatagaggttttgcctgggaattactgactttttctagcatttcaacccgagctggctgtagaaactctgaagaccaaggacgactaaaaaaagagaaccccttccctctcccagagaatagtcacaaacatacgacggctggtcagtgTTATtccgcttgcggaaaaaacctgttttgtctcggttttgttgcttttgttcggtcgttttggatcgagggatttgaaagcgcgcgaaatttgatcagctggctgggaaaccaaccatttttatctagctggctgggaaatttcttgtgtgtcttgctgggaaaaaggaacagataatgttttcccagcaacactgaaaaacacctgaaaatgccttaataacatttattttcattaactggggtataataatacattttacaacaaattggtcgttgggtgcccctgagtgcAATGCATGGACGTAAGGCGGAAGAATACTTTCTGTTGTCAAAATCTTTACTGAAATATTGGAAAAGAAAGTCAGCCAAACAGCGATTTTAATATGCATGGTTAGTATCAGGCCTTCCCGTCGTTCCAAAACCTCATTCAAAAACCCTTGGTCCGTTGTGGGTCTTCTGGCTATATACGGCTATTTATGGGGTAAATATACAGTTATAACTGAAAACTTACAGTTATATATAAGTGTAAATATACATTTATAAGTGTAAATTTGCAGCTCTAATTGTAAATTTACAGTTGTtagtgtaaatttacagttataaGTGTGAATTTACTGTTATAAGTGTAAACTTACAGTTGtaagtgtaaatttacagttgtTAGTGGAAACTTACAGTTGTtagtgtaaatttacagttataaGTGTGAATTCACTGTTATAAGTGTAAACTTACAGTTGtaagtgtaaatttacagttacaAGTGTAAACTTACAGTTTGTAAGTGTAAACTTACAGTTTGtaagtgtaaatttacagttgtaactgtaaatttacagttgtaagtgtaaatttacagttgtAAGTGTAAACTTACAGTTGtaagtgtaaatttacagttacaAGTGTAAACTTACAGTTTGTAAGTGTAAACTTACAGTTTGtaagtgtaaatttacagttgtaactgtaaatttacagttgtaagtgtaaatttacagttgtAAGTGTAAACTTACAGTTGtaagtgtaaatttacagttacaAGTGTAAACTTACAGTTTGtaagtgtaaatttacagttgtAAGTGTTAACTTACAGTTAtaagtgtaaatttacagttataaGTGGAAACTTACAGTTATAtctgtaaatttacagttacaactgtaaatttacagttataaGTGTAAACTTACAGTTGaagtgtaaatttacagtttgTAAGTGTAAACTTACAGTTAtaagtgtaaatttacagttgtaactgtaaatttacagttataaGTGTAAATTTACGGTTGTAAGTGTAAATTTGCAGTTTGtaagtgtaaatttacagttataagagtaaatttacagttataaGTGTAAATTTATGGTTGTAAGTGTAAATATACCAATACAATGTTGAATTTATATTTacagaataataatttcaccACTCAATTTCCGCATTCAAAAGattaacaaaataatgaaatttgttctatacttaatttcaatattctcAAGGAAAAAAATCTAGCTTTCAACAATGGTCCTAACCAGCCACCGTATGTAGCGCTATGGCAAAGACTTGCAGATTTTATTAGCTCATAATTATCAATTTGTGAATACATTATGCGGAAAACAACTAGTCTGGCCACAGAACCTCtattatcaggggcacccaacgagaaaatAGTTAAAAGCCACtcaaacatagcattgttaaacgtattttggtatttaaacggtagatataggcatatttctctgccctaaaaaattttcatctgttcgggtttcctagctgaaagtcttgtgatccgaaaattatagggatcagaacttaccttttcgaaaatttcagctataaaaaaggctcccgaaaattctaggtgaccttttttagggtaaaaatccgttaaaagtggtcaattataccatttttcagatgttcgaaaatcctaggacaggcgggcaagcaagaaattttacaacaaatgttccgaaaattctagacctcaaatcgtcttccgaacagatattttccgaaaattgacgttgggtgcccctgtattgtattaattttgctttctacttttagcttgaaaatcatatgaattttattttctcgtgTTAGAAAAATATTAAAGGCAAAGATTGTTTTTGACACTCGAAAACATAATTCACATACTCGCCCCGCCGTGAAATTAGTTTCTTCTATGAATTAAAATAATAAGCTAAAGAATCACAATGAACAGTTCTATAGTTAAAGTAGTCTGTTTCAACTCCTAATATACGGATAGAcaggaaacaaagaaatggtTACCACGATCTAGATTGCTGCATCCGTTTGAGTACTTTGGTCTGTGGTTCCAGTTTATTTCTCCAGTGTCCATATGCAAGTTTCTCCAATGGTGTTTGTTCCAACAACCTTGTAACCACGTTGTTTCAAAAATTCGAGTACTGCAAGAGGAGGCAGCTGGACCCTATAGTTATATGGCGTTAGCGGAAGCCTTGTTCGCTGACGAAATATCGTTTGTACAGGCATTGGCTGCGGAAAATCGCTTGACGAATCAACCACTTGCTGATGTACCGTT containing:
- the LOC138041940 gene encoding uncharacterized protein — its product is MHQRITLDHGKVVDRETIRRILQVLYPEGVSQRARHKLRRRKYISKGPNYIWHIVGYDKLKPFGFCIHGAIDGYSRRIMWLEVGPSKNNPRVIANYYHDCVKQVGGVPHILRGDAGTENGHVAAMQRFLRRNDRDEFAGRKSFLYGRSVANQRIEGWWAFLRRSETDWWINYFKDLRDQGLYNDDDPVQVECLRFCFLPVLQHELERVAKHWNLHKIRPSCNELSPHGRPDTIYFLPEVTNTMSYLHNTANEDLQVTKDVCCVIQLRLFQLWRRN